From the Dehalococcoidia bacterium genome, one window contains:
- a CDS encoding response regulator transcription factor — MAQTILVVDDERNIVQLTRLYLTKEGFEVEAAYDGRQALEKAQAHRPDLIVLDLMMPEVDGLTVCRELRKQSNVPIIMLTAKGEDVDKVVGLELGADDYVTKPFNPRELVARVKAVLRRAQAAAEPAAVLEAGGLRIDVGRREAVLDGRPLNLRSKEFDLLAAFLRNEGMVMDRERLIQQVWGLDFYGDSRTIDVHVAWLREKLAGSRVHIQTVWGIGYKLVVAEDAEKP; from the coding sequence ATGGCACAGACGATCCTTGTCGTCGACGACGAGCGGAACATCGTGCAGCTAACGCGCCTCTATCTCACGAAAGAGGGGTTCGAGGTCGAGGCTGCATACGACGGCCGCCAGGCGCTCGAAAAGGCGCAGGCGCACCGCCCCGATCTCATCGTCCTCGACCTCATGATGCCTGAGGTCGACGGCCTCACCGTCTGCCGCGAACTCCGGAAGCAGAGCAACGTGCCCATCATCATGCTCACGGCAAAAGGCGAGGACGTGGACAAGGTGGTGGGGCTCGAACTGGGCGCCGACGATTACGTCACGAAACCGTTCAACCCCAGAGAGCTTGTGGCGCGGGTGAAGGCCGTTCTCCGCCGGGCGCAGGCGGCGGCGGAACCCGCTGCCGTGCTCGAGGCAGGCGGACTCCGGATCGACGTCGGCCGACGCGAAGCCGTCCTCGACGGCCGTCCCCTGAACCTGCGCAGCAAAGAGTTCGACCTGCTCGCCGCTTTTCTTCGCAATGAGGGAATGGTCATGGACCGCGAGCGGCTGATCCAGCAGGTCTGGGGACTCGATTTCTACGGCGACAGCCGCACAATCGACGTCCACGTCGCGTGGCTACGCGAGAAGCTCGCGGGCTCGCGCGTCCACATTCAGACCGTCTGGGGCATCGGCTACAAGCTGGTGGTGGCGGAAGATGCCGAGAAGCCTTAG
- a CDS encoding 2-isopropylmalate synthase has product MAERVFIFDTTLRDGEQSPGVALTVQDKLQIARQLERLRVDIIEAGFPVSSPGDFEAVSTVAREIRECIVAGLAHANPDAVDACWDAVKNAASPRIHVFLSSSDIHMAHQLRKGRDEVLEMARTQVARAKGYTSDVEFSPMDATRSDPEYVYQMVEQVIDAGATTVNIPDTVGYAFPEEFGEFIRSIFERVPNIHKAIVSVHCHNDLGMAVANSLMAVRAGARQVECCINGIGERAGNASLEEVVMALRTRQDFFGLETRVNTKEIHRTSRLVSDLTGMTVQPNKAIVGGNAFRHQSGIHQDGVLKMRETYEIMDARDIGLSSAGADIVLGKLSGRHGFKARLDRLGYELTAEEFSRAFAAFKELADKKAEIDDRDIEALIGEELRTEEEVYHLDLLQVSCGNQLVPTATVRLIGPGGEELVQTATGTGPVDAAFEAINAIVGVPNRLLEFSVKSITAGIDAIGEVLVRIESNGSTYVGRGADTDIVVASAKALMNALNRMPVVQARAAGGAKGKR; this is encoded by the coding sequence ATGGCAGAAAGAGTGTTCATATTCGATACGACGCTCCGCGACGGCGAGCAATCCCCGGGCGTGGCGTTGACCGTGCAGGACAAGCTCCAGATCGCGCGCCAGCTCGAACGGCTGCGGGTGGACATAATCGAAGCCGGCTTCCCCGTGTCGTCGCCGGGCGACTTCGAGGCGGTGAGCACGGTCGCGAGGGAGATCCGGGAGTGCATCGTCGCCGGGCTCGCCCACGCCAACCCGGACGCCGTTGACGCCTGCTGGGACGCGGTGAAGAACGCCGCCAGCCCGCGGATACACGTCTTCCTCTCGAGTTCCGACATCCACATGGCGCACCAGTTGCGGAAAGGCCGCGACGAGGTGCTGGAGATGGCGCGGACGCAGGTCGCGCGGGCCAAAGGCTATACATCGGATGTCGAGTTTAGCCCGATGGACGCCACCCGCTCTGACCCCGAATACGTCTACCAGATGGTGGAGCAGGTGATCGACGCGGGGGCAACGACGGTGAACATCCCCGACACGGTGGGCTACGCTTTCCCGGAGGAGTTCGGCGAGTTCATTCGCAGCATCTTCGAGCGGGTGCCGAACATCCACAAGGCGATTGTCTCCGTGCATTGCCACAACGACCTGGGAATGGCGGTCGCCAACTCCCTGATGGCGGTGCGAGCGGGCGCCCGGCAGGTCGAGTGCTGCATCAACGGCATCGGCGAGCGCGCGGGCAACGCCTCTCTGGAAGAAGTCGTAATGGCGCTGCGGACACGGCAGGACTTCTTTGGGCTCGAGACCCGCGTAAACACGAAGGAGATACACCGCACAAGCCGGCTGGTGTCAGACCTGACGGGAATGACGGTCCAGCCCAATAAGGCGATCGTCGGCGGCAACGCCTTTCGGCACCAGTCGGGGATCCACCAGGATGGCGTCCTGAAGATGCGTGAGACGTATGAGATCATGGACGCGCGTGACATCGGCCTGTCGTCCGCAGGCGCCGACATCGTGCTCGGCAAGCTGTCGGGACGCCACGGCTTCAAGGCGCGGCTCGACCGCCTAGGCTACGAGCTGACCGCGGAGGAGTTTTCGCGCGCCTTCGCCGCCTTCAAGGAGCTGGCCGACAAGAAGGCGGAGATCGACGACCGCGACATCGAGGCGCTGATAGGGGAAGAGTTGCGGACGGAGGAAGAGGTGTACCACCTGGACCTCCTGCAGGTGTCGTGCGGGAACCAACTCGTGCCGACAGCGACGGTGCGCCTCATCGGGCCCGGCGGCGAGGAGCTGGTGCAGACGGCGACGGGCACGGGCCCCGTGGACGCCGCCTTCGAGGCGATAAACGCTATCGTCGGCGTGCCGAACAGGCTGCTGGAGTTCTCGGTGAAGAGCATTACCGCCGGCATCGACGCCATCGGCGAAGTGCTGGTACGGATTGAGTCCAATGGCAGCACGTACGTCGGACGGGGCGCGGACACGGACATCGTCGTCGCATCAGCGAAGGCGCTGATGAACGCCCTTAACCGGATGCCCGTCGTGCAGGCGCGCGCCGCCGGCGGAGCGAAAGGCAAGCGGTAA
- a CDS encoding HAMP domain-containing sensor histidine kinase: MPRSLSTKLIAAFAFIIFVCLFSAGTAFVLFLRDSEVEQARERVGRLAEPLALQVTYLEWVGLSTEDMTSVLKSYAERFDVRLLLVDKATSRVVFDTEDRLEGATVDAFNTATAGTERVGPIYVWQIRFSENGTNLLLFTPLDTTAGGERPSPTILSSYRTVVAVPEEDITSAWLDVLPRLAVAGGIALVISVAVALLLSRSISGRLAQITRASEEMARGRYDQQIDVRGRDEVGRLATAFNTMAREVDRSQSALRQFLADASHELRTPLTSIQGFSQAMVDGAIDTPEGLADAARIINDEAQRMRTLVDELLELSRIEAGQAALQIEPLQLEELLQATVERFQQRATEKQIEMRLRANDLPQYEGDGRALEQVFSNLVDNAVRHTPESGHISVEAKVVNGSVRVSVRNSGSLIPPEHLPHLFERFYQVNGSGADEGHTGLGLAIASEVVQAHGGEITVKSSQQEGTEFTVALPLSRKQL; encoded by the coding sequence ATGCCGAGAAGCCTTAGCACCAAGCTCATCGCCGCGTTCGCTTTCATCATATTCGTATGCCTTTTCTCCGCGGGCACAGCCTTCGTTCTGTTCCTGCGCGATTCGGAGGTGGAACAAGCGCGGGAGCGCGTAGGACGGCTTGCGGAACCCCTCGCCCTCCAGGTCACGTATCTGGAATGGGTGGGACTGTCCACGGAGGATATGACTTCCGTCCTGAAAAGCTACGCCGAGCGGTTCGACGTCCGTCTCCTGCTCGTCGACAAGGCGACCTCGCGGGTGGTCTTCGATACCGAGGACCGCCTAGAGGGAGCCACTGTCGACGCCTTCAACACCGCGACAGCAGGCACCGAACGCGTGGGGCCGATATACGTCTGGCAGATCCGCTTCAGCGAAAACGGTACGAACCTGCTCCTCTTCACCCCGCTCGACACAACGGCGGGGGGAGAGCGCCCGAGCCCCACTATTCTCAGCAGTTATCGCACGGTTGTGGCGGTGCCGGAAGAGGACATCACCTCCGCCTGGCTGGACGTTTTGCCCCGCCTTGCCGTCGCCGGCGGCATCGCCCTCGTCATATCCGTCGCCGTCGCCCTGCTCCTCTCCCGCTCCATCTCCGGCCGGCTCGCCCAGATCACGCGCGCCTCCGAGGAGATGGCCCGCGGCAGGTACGACCAGCAGATCGACGTGCGCGGACGCGATGAAGTGGGACGCCTGGCGACCGCTTTCAACACCATGGCAAGAGAGGTCGATCGCTCGCAAAGCGCCCTGCGTCAGTTCCTCGCCGACGCCTCCCACGAGCTGCGCACGCCCCTCACCTCAATCCAGGGCTTCAGCCAGGCGATGGTCGACGGCGCAATCGATACCCCGGAAGGGCTCGCCGATGCGGCGCGCATCATAAACGATGAGGCGCAGCGCATGCGCACCCTCGTCGACGAGCTTCTCGAGCTTTCCCGCATCGAGGCCGGCCAGGCGGCGCTGCAAATCGAGCCGCTGCAATTGGAGGAGTTGTTGCAGGCGACAGTTGAGCGGTTCCAGCAGCGCGCAACAGAGAAGCAGATCGAAATGCGCCTCAGGGCTAACGACCTCCCACAATATGAGGGCGACGGGCGGGCCCTGGAGCAGGTCTTCTCCAACCTCGTCGACAACGCGGTGCGCCACACCCCGGAAAGCGGCCACATCAGCGTGGAGGCGAAAGTCGTCAACGGCTCCGTGAGGGTATCCGTGCGCAACAGCGGCTCGCTCATACCTCCCGAACACCTGCCGCACCTGTTCGAGCGCTTCTATCAGGTGAACGGCTCAGGCGCGGACGAAGGTCACACGGGGCTCGGCCTTGCTATCGCCTCGGAGGTGGTGCAGGCGCACGGCGGCGAGATAACGGTGAAGAGCTCGCAGCAAGAAGGGACCGAGTTTACGGTGGCGCTCCCGCTGAGCCGGAAGCAGCTCTGA
- a CDS encoding Fic family protein gives MAFVPDPLPRQMDLDASLVFLLDRASRSVARLAGIGETLRNPHLLIRPFVRREAVLSSRIEGTQASISDLFLFEAAGERRARGDVREVANYVRALEYGLAQLNLLPISIRLVNQIHAELLADVRGKDQRPGELRGCQVWIGSEGTSIEEARYIAPPPDLVPETLADWERFVNEDVLIPPLVQCAMMHYQFEAIHPYRDGNGRIGRLLITLFLCAKGVLPTPLLYLSAFFDRHRNEYYDHLYDVSARGAWHSWLRFFLRGVAEQAQDALVRSRRIRVLQEEYRATLHAAGVSGNAVRLLDELFAYPFMTVPFARRLLGSSAQGARNALEKLRKTSIVRLDKGKWPRVYVASELLEAIEAPVVAEISVDKS, from the coding sequence ATGGCTTTTGTGCCCGACCCGTTGCCGCGCCAAATGGACTTGGATGCTTCTCTCGTGTTCCTGCTCGACCGGGCGTCGCGCTCGGTGGCCAGACTTGCCGGAATCGGCGAGACGCTGCGTAACCCTCATCTGCTGATCAGACCTTTTGTGCGGCGCGAGGCTGTCCTCTCCTCAAGGATCGAGGGAACTCAGGCGTCGATATCGGACTTGTTCTTATTTGAGGCTGCCGGGGAGAGGCGGGCTCGGGGGGATGTCAGGGAGGTCGCCAATTATGTTCGGGCCCTGGAGTACGGCCTCGCTCAACTCAATCTGTTGCCGATCAGCATAAGATTGGTCAACCAGATTCACGCCGAGTTGCTGGCCGACGTGCGCGGCAAAGACCAGAGGCCGGGTGAACTTCGGGGATGCCAGGTATGGATCGGTTCAGAAGGGACAAGCATCGAGGAAGCGCGATACATCGCGCCTCCGCCTGACCTTGTGCCAGAAACACTGGCAGACTGGGAGAGATTTGTAAACGAGGATGTGCTGATCCCTCCGTTGGTTCAATGCGCGATGATGCATTATCAGTTTGAAGCCATACACCCTTACCGTGACGGAAACGGCCGCATCGGGCGGCTCTTGATAACCCTCTTCTTGTGTGCGAAAGGCGTACTACCCACTCCGCTGCTGTATCTTAGCGCATTCTTTGACCGTCACCGAAACGAGTACTATGACCATCTTTACGATGTAAGCGCGCGCGGCGCCTGGCATTCGTGGCTGCGGTTCTTCCTTCGAGGCGTGGCAGAGCAGGCGCAGGATGCGCTGGTAAGGTCGAGACGAATCAGGGTGCTGCAAGAGGAATACAGGGCAACGCTGCATGCGGCAGGCGTGTCGGGAAACGCTGTGCGTCTGCTGGACGAACTGTTTGCCTATCCGTTCATGACCGTGCCTTTCGCTCGGCGGCTTTTGGGGAGCAGCGCGCAAGGGGCTCGAAACGCCCTTGAGAAGCTGAGGAAGACCAGCATAGTGCGCCTGGATAAGGGTAAGTGGCCGCGAGTCTATGTTGCATCGGAACTCCTTGAGGCGATTGAGGCACCGGTCGTAGCGGAGATCAGTGTTGACAAATCGTGA
- a CDS encoding AbrB/MazE/SpoVT family DNA-binding domain-containing protein has product MSDVAVAKLSSKHQITLPAAMVRRLRLEPGDTLAVGLEDDKIVLRPRPRDWVRYYRGRLRGVYGSSVEEMDEYVRKERESWRRRAEQLDS; this is encoded by the coding sequence ATGTCGGATGTGGCCGTCGCCAAGCTATCGAGCAAGCATCAGATCACGCTGCCCGCCGCCATGGTCCGACGGTTGCGACTCGAGCCGGGTGACACACTTGCGGTCGGCTTGGAAGATGACAAGATCGTGCTGCGTCCCCGGCCGAGGGACTGGGTCAGGTATTACCGGGGCCGGCTCCGAGGAGTTTATGGGTCGAGCGTGGAGGAGATGGACGAGTACGTACGCAAAGAGAGGGAGAGTTGGCGACGCCGCGCGGAGCAGCTCGATTCTTGA
- a CDS encoding 3-isopropylmalate dehydrogenase — protein sequence MYRIAVIPGDGTGPEVVREGLKVLEAASRAEGFRYETTEYDFGGDRYLRTGETLPDNAIEELRRFDAIYLGAIGHPDVAPGILEKGILLRLRFELDQYINLRPVKLYPGVDCPLKDKGPEDIDFVVVRENTEGLYGGMGGFQYKGTPQEVSTQVHLTTRFGAERAIRYAFDVARKRNRMKQLHLVGKTNVLTFVHDTWWRAFNEVGETDYPDIRREYAHVDATCMWFVKNPEWFDVIVVENMFGDIITDLGAMIQGGMGIAAGGNINPNGVSMFEPIGGSAPKYTGQNVICPLAAIGAVQMLLTELGEESAADRVEQAMVKALTSGQIKSLSAGRMGLSTSQVGDLVASLV from the coding sequence GTGTATCGGATTGCGGTGATACCGGGCGACGGGACGGGCCCTGAGGTCGTGCGCGAAGGGCTGAAGGTGCTGGAGGCAGCCTCGCGGGCGGAGGGCTTCCGGTACGAGACGACGGAATACGACTTCGGCGGCGACCGCTATCTCAGGACGGGCGAGACGCTGCCGGACAACGCCATCGAGGAGTTGCGGCGCTTCGATGCCATCTACCTGGGGGCCATCGGCCACCCGGACGTGGCGCCGGGCATCCTCGAGAAGGGCATCCTGCTGCGCCTGCGCTTCGAGCTCGACCAGTACATTAACCTGCGCCCGGTGAAGCTTTACCCCGGCGTCGACTGCCCGCTCAAGGACAAGGGCCCCGAAGACATCGACTTCGTGGTCGTGCGCGAGAACACGGAAGGGTTGTACGGCGGCATGGGCGGCTTCCAGTACAAGGGGACACCGCAGGAGGTGTCGACGCAGGTCCACCTGACCACGCGCTTCGGCGCCGAGCGTGCGATACGCTACGCCTTCGACGTGGCGCGAAAGCGCAACCGGATGAAGCAGCTTCACCTCGTCGGCAAGACGAACGTGCTCACGTTCGTTCACGACACCTGGTGGCGGGCGTTTAACGAGGTCGGCGAGACCGACTACCCCGACATCCGGCGGGAGTACGCGCACGTCGACGCCACGTGCATGTGGTTCGTGAAGAACCCCGAGTGGTTCGACGTGATCGTTGTCGAGAACATGTTCGGCGACATCATCACCGACCTCGGGGCGATGATACAGGGCGGCATGGGCATCGCGGCGGGCGGGAACATCAACCCGAACGGCGTATCGATGTTCGAGCCGATAGGGGGCAGCGCGCCGAAGTACACAGGCCAGAACGTGATCTGCCCCCTGGCGGCGATCGGCGCCGTGCAGATGCTCCTGACTGAGCTGGGCGAGGAATCGGCGGCGGACCGCGTGGAGCAGGCGATGGTGAAGGCGCTGACGAGCGGGCAGATCAAGTCGCTGAGCGCGGGTCGCATGGGGCTGAGCACATCGCAGGTAGGCGACCTCGTCGCCTCGCTTGTCTAG
- a CDS encoding PIN domain-containing protein gives MKALSKCRRVNLDTNVLVYYLEDRAPYAELMEALFRLVSEAQLEAVISSIAQMELLVKPIRDGDLEATGEIIELTERTPNLRVVDVSRPVALHAAVVRAQGLDVPDALIVATGAFAECDATITNDGRWRRAVEALGVRGPAMIRGETRLNMPEIIYLHDYADG, from the coding sequence TTGAAGGCGCTCTCTAAGTGCCGGAGGGTGAATCTCGATACTAATGTCCTGGTCTACTACCTGGAGGACAGGGCGCCGTACGCCGAGCTTATGGAGGCCTTGTTCCGCCTGGTCAGCGAAGCGCAACTGGAAGCCGTGATATCGTCCATCGCTCAGATGGAGTTGCTCGTCAAGCCCATTAGGGATGGGGACTTGGAGGCCACAGGCGAGATAATCGAACTGACAGAGCGAACCCCGAATCTGCGAGTGGTTGACGTTTCTCGACCCGTCGCTTTGCACGCGGCAGTTGTGCGCGCGCAGGGGCTGGATGTCCCGGACGCTCTAATAGTGGCAACGGGGGCTTTTGCCGAATGTGATGCCACGATAACAAACGATGGTCGCTGGCGCCGTGCCGTCGAGGCCCTGGGCGTCCGCGGCCCGGCAATGATTCGCGGAGAAACGCGCTTGAACATGCCGGAGATCATTTATCTGCATGATTACGCTGACGGCTAA
- the leuD gene encoding 3-isopropylmalate dehydratase small subunit → MTLRGHVHKYGANVDTDAIIPARYLNMTDPAELAKHCMEDIDEGFAERVRPGDVIVATTNFGCGSSREHAPLCIKAAGVSCVIAKSFARIFYRNAINIGLPILECDDAVDGTDAGDGLEVELESGVIRNLTKGSTFRAKPYPDFMLELMRAGGLVEYTRRRLAERKP, encoded by the coding sequence GTGACTCTGCGCGGACATGTGCACAAGTACGGGGCGAACGTGGACACGGACGCCATTATCCCCGCCCGCTACCTGAACATGACCGACCCGGCAGAGCTCGCAAAGCACTGCATGGAGGACATCGACGAGGGGTTCGCGGAGCGGGTGCGCCCGGGTGACGTAATAGTCGCGACGACGAACTTCGGATGCGGCTCCTCGCGGGAACACGCGCCGCTGTGCATAAAGGCGGCGGGCGTAAGCTGCGTTATCGCCAAAAGCTTTGCGCGCATCTTCTATCGCAACGCCATCAACATCGGCCTGCCGATTCTTGAGTGCGACGACGCGGTTGATGGGACGGACGCCGGCGATGGGCTTGAGGTGGAATTGGAGTCGGGCGTCATTCGCAACCTTACGAAGGGTTCGACGTTCCGAGCCAAGCCCTATCCCGACTTCATGCTCGAGCTGATGCGGGCGGGCGGCCTGGTGGAGTACACCAGGCGGCGTCTCGCCGAAAGGAAGCCCTAG
- the tnpA gene encoding IS200/IS605 family transposase, which translates to MYHVWFVTKRRKWLLEGEVGETAKELIAEVAQQRHIELLACESVVDHVHLLLRVGDRSELSRAMNLIKGKTSRLLFERFPDLRMDAKTSRLWQHRYGATIVPDVAGEAVKGYIATQWNRLEKYERP; encoded by the coding sequence TTGTACCACGTCTGGTTTGTGACGAAGCGCCGCAAATGGCTGCTTGAAGGCGAGGTTGGTGAAACCGCTAAGGAGCTTATAGCTGAGGTTGCGCAGCAAAGACACATCGAGTTACTCGCCTGCGAGAGCGTGGTGGACCATGTTCATCTGCTGCTGCGGGTTGGCGACAGGAGCGAGCTTTCTAGGGCCATGAACCTCATCAAGGGCAAGACGTCGAGGCTGCTGTTCGAACGCTTCCCAGACTTACGAATGGACGCAAAGACCAGCCGTTTGTGGCAGCATCGCTACGGCGCGACCATAGTGCCAGACGTCGCTGGGGAGGCTGTGAAAGGGTACATTGCTACCCAATGGAACCGACTGGAGAAATATGAACGCCCTTAA
- the leuC gene encoding 3-isopropylmalate dehydratase large subunit yields MGMTLAEKILAAHCGRESVRPGELISARVDFVMANDVTAPLAIQEFRKLGVDRLFDPRRVAFIPSHFIPNKDIQSAQNAKFMREFALEQGAVYYEQGRAGVDHVLLPDDGWVLPGDVVVGADSHTCTYGALGCFATGMGSTDIACAMATGDIWMRVPATIKVVYNGRPARWVGGKDIILHTIGDIGVDGALYCALEFHGEALRHIGMEGRFTISNMAIEAGGKAGLMAPDETTLAYVRERAKRDWRVYEPDPGAEYREAREYDVSNLEPMVALPSSPANAVPLSKAPRVNIDQVFIGSCTNGRLADLRLAAEVIRDRKVHENVRCIVVPASHEVYLQALREGLLETFAEAGCAVSTTTCGPCLGGYMGILAEGERCVSTSNRNFPGRMGHVRSEVYLANPAVAAASAVAGRLAGPEEVVK; encoded by the coding sequence TTGGGGATGACGCTGGCTGAGAAGATTCTGGCGGCGCACTGCGGCCGCGAATCGGTGCGGCCCGGCGAGCTGATAAGCGCGCGGGTCGACTTCGTGATGGCGAACGACGTAACGGCGCCGCTCGCCATCCAGGAGTTCCGCAAATTGGGCGTGGACCGCCTTTTCGACCCGCGAAGGGTGGCGTTCATTCCGTCGCACTTCATCCCCAACAAGGACATCCAGAGCGCGCAGAACGCGAAGTTCATGCGCGAGTTCGCGCTCGAGCAGGGAGCCGTCTACTACGAGCAGGGCCGCGCCGGCGTTGACCACGTGCTCCTCCCCGACGACGGCTGGGTGCTGCCCGGCGACGTCGTTGTTGGGGCGGACTCGCACACCTGCACTTACGGCGCCCTCGGCTGCTTCGCTACTGGGATGGGCAGCACCGACATCGCCTGCGCCATGGCGACGGGCGACATCTGGATGCGCGTGCCGGCGACGATCAAGGTCGTCTACAACGGCAGGCCGGCTCGCTGGGTCGGCGGCAAGGACATTATTCTGCACACTATCGGCGATATCGGTGTCGACGGAGCACTGTATTGCGCCCTCGAATTTCACGGCGAGGCGCTGCGGCACATCGGCATGGAGGGCCGCTTCACGATAAGCAACATGGCAATCGAGGCCGGCGGCAAGGCGGGGCTGATGGCGCCGGACGAAACGACGCTGGCGTACGTGCGCGAACGGGCGAAGCGGGACTGGCGCGTCTACGAGCCGGACCCCGGCGCCGAATATCGGGAGGCGCGCGAGTACGACGTATCGAACCTTGAGCCGATGGTCGCGCTGCCGTCGTCGCCCGCGAACGCGGTGCCCCTGAGCAAGGCGCCGCGCGTGAACATCGATCAGGTGTTCATCGGCAGTTGCACCAACGGGCGGCTGGCGGATCTGCGGCTGGCGGCGGAGGTCATCCGCGACCGCAAAGTGCACGAGAACGTGCGCTGCATCGTCGTGCCGGCGTCGCACGAGGTGTATTTGCAGGCGCTGCGCGAGGGGCTGCTGGAGACGTTCGCTGAGGCCGGCTGCGCGGTATCGACGACGACGTGTGGGCCGTGTCTGGGCGGTTACATGGGCATACTGGCCGAGGGAGAGCGCTGCGTGAGCACAAGCAACCGCAACTTCCCCGGCCGCATGGGGCACGTGCGGTCGGAGGTGTACCTGGCTAACCCCGCGGTGGCGGCGGCGAGCGCCGTCGCCGGGCGGCTGGCCGGCCCCGAGGAGGTGGTGAAGTGA
- the cimA gene encoding citramalate synthase encodes MKSVELYDTTLRDGTQMEGISLSVEDKLKIAQKLDELGIHYIEGGWPGSNPKDAEFFVRAQALRLRNAKIVAFGSTRRAGVAVESDANLRALVDARTPAVTLVGKANEEHVRLVLETSLEENLAMITDSIAFMKSHGLTVFFDAEHFFDGFRDNREYALECLRAAAKAGADCLVLCDTNGGTVTSKVVEAVAAARALGAPVGIHAHNDADLAVANSLAAVEAGAVHVQGTMNGYGERCGNANLVSIIANLKLKMGIDCVSDQQLARLTEISHYVSEIANMVPDDHAPYVGASAFAHKAGMHVAAVVKSESSYQHIDPAVVGNEKRVLVSELAGYRNVISKLKERGVDIALSNEEARELLERVKAKEAEGYQYEGAEASFELLARRSRPGYEPPFELKDFLVVVRRHSEPERGEAGEMLAEAAVKVRVDSETMHTVAEGDGPVNALDLAVRKALLEFYPTLEAVKLVDYKVRIVDSPSGTAAIVRVLIESTDGEHAWTTVGCSPNIIEASWLALSDSLEWWLVRRSR; translated from the coding sequence ATGAAAAGCGTGGAGCTGTACGATACGACGTTGCGTGATGGGACGCAGATGGAGGGCATTTCCCTCTCCGTCGAGGACAAGCTGAAGATCGCGCAGAAGCTCGATGAGTTGGGCATCCACTACATCGAGGGCGGCTGGCCCGGCTCCAACCCCAAGGACGCGGAGTTCTTCGTGCGGGCGCAAGCGCTGCGACTGCGGAACGCGAAGATCGTCGCCTTCGGAAGCACCCGTAGGGCCGGTGTGGCCGTCGAGAGCGACGCGAACCTGCGCGCGCTCGTCGATGCCCGCACGCCCGCGGTCACCCTCGTGGGGAAAGCGAATGAGGAGCACGTGCGACTGGTGCTCGAGACGTCACTCGAAGAGAACCTGGCGATGATCACCGATTCCATCGCTTTCATGAAGTCGCACGGCCTGACGGTGTTCTTCGACGCGGAGCATTTCTTCGATGGGTTCCGCGATAACCGCGAATATGCGCTGGAGTGTCTGCGCGCCGCCGCGAAGGCAGGCGCCGATTGCCTGGTGCTATGCGATACGAACGGGGGCACCGTCACGAGCAAGGTCGTCGAGGCCGTGGCGGCGGCGCGCGCGCTGGGCGCGCCTGTCGGTATTCACGCCCACAACGATGCCGATCTCGCCGTCGCCAACTCCCTCGCCGCTGTGGAAGCGGGCGCCGTCCACGTCCAGGGCACGATGAACGGCTACGGCGAGCGCTGCGGGAACGCCAACCTCGTCAGCATTATCGCCAATCTCAAGCTGAAGATGGGCATCGATTGCGTGAGCGATCAGCAGCTCGCGCGACTGACCGAGATCTCGCACTACGTGAGCGAGATCGCCAACATGGTGCCGGACGACCACGCGCCTTACGTGGGCGCAAGCGCATTCGCGCACAAGGCGGGGATGCACGTTGCGGCCGTCGTTAAAAGCGAGTCGTCGTACCAGCACATCGATCCGGCCGTGGTGGGTAACGAAAAGCGGGTGCTTGTCTCTGAGTTGGCCGGGTACCGCAACGTCATCAGCAAGCTGAAAGAGCGGGGAGTCGATATCGCCCTCAGCAACGAGGAGGCGCGGGAGCTCCTAGAGCGGGTGAAGGCGAAGGAGGCGGAAGGGTACCAGTACGAGGGCGCGGAGGCCTCGTTCGAGTTGCTGGCGCGCCGCAGCCGGCCCGGGTACGAGCCGCCGTTCGAGCTGAAGGACTTCCTGGTCGTCGTGCGCCGTCACAGCGAGCCGGAGCGCGGCGAGGCAGGCGAGATGCTCGCCGAGGCCGCAGTCAAGGTGCGCGTGGACAGCGAGACCATGCACACGGTCGCTGAGGGCGACGGCCCGGTCAACGCGCTCGACCTGGCGGTACGGAAGGCGCTGCTGGAGTTCTACCCCACACTTGAAGCCGTCAAGCTGGTCGACTACAAGGTACGCATCGTCGACAGCCCATCGGGGACGGCGGCCATCGTGCGCGTGCTCATCGAATCGACGGACGGCGAGCACGCGTGGACGACGGTCGGCTGCTCTCCGAACATCATCGAGGCGAGCTGGCTGGCGTTGTCGGACAGCCTGGAGTGGTGGCTGGTGCGGCGTTCGCGGTGA